The genomic window CGGCGAACAAGCCACCACCGCCGACCGCGACGACGACGGTGTCCAGCCGGGGCAGCCGCCGATGGATCTCGGTCAGCAGGGTGCCCGCGCCCGCGGCGATGAGCGGGTTGTCGTAGGCGTGCGAGAGCAGCGCGCCGCTGGACTCGGCGAAGGCGTGGCAGGCCGCGAGCGCGTCAGCGTACTGCTCGCCGACCAGCCGGACGTCCGCGCCGTAGCCGCGCAGCTTGTCGATCTTCACCGTGGGCGCGGTGGCGGGCAGGAAGACCGTGGCGGGCACGTGCTGGCTGCGCGCCGCCCACGCGCAGGCCATGCCCGCGTTGCCGCCGGAGGCGATGGTGACGCCGGAGTCGGGCAGGCTGCCCGCCTCGCGGTGCGCCTGGAGGAAGTTCTGCGCGCCCCTGGCCTTGAACGTCCCGGTGTGCTGGAGGAATTCGAGGGCCAGCCAGAGGCCGGGCGACCCGTCGTCCGGGGAGTCGGCGGGCGCGACCGTGACGGGTCGGACGCGCCCCGCGATGCGCTCGGCGGCCGCCTCGATGTCGTCGTAACCAAGTTTCGTCGGGTTCGGTTCCATCGGGCTCCTCCGGCATCATCAGGCGAACGCGATCATAGTCAGCCGCGCGGGGGCTGGAATTACGCGTGCGGAACGCGCAATTTGCCGACCAATTGCGCGAATACGGCGCGGATTACCGTTGAGTCAGCGGAAAAGCTGTCATGCTCTGTTTCGTTCGCTGATCCGACCCGCTGCCGAGTGCACGGGATGAAGAGAGGTCGATCCGTGAAATCGAGTTGGATGGCGGTGCCCTTGCTGTTGGTCGTCGCGGTATCGGGTTGTTCCGGGGACACTTCGGCCGATACCGCTGCTACCTCGACAGTGGCACCGGCGAAAGCGGCGGGCACGTCGACGGTCGCCGCACCGCGAAACGTCGATTCCGCGGGCGGCGTCGACATACCGCTCGGGGAGAAGAAATCGGTGCCCGTTCCCGCCGACGCGATCATGGAAATCAAGGTTCCCGCGGCATGGGGGACCGCCGTCGACAGCGTGCGCTGCGCGGTAACCGACAGCAACGGACGTAACGAGGATCTGCGTTCTTCGGAGCCGAAGAAACAAGAGGACATCGCGGGCGAACAGTGGATCACGCTGTGGACCTTCTCCTCGCCGCCCGCCACCGAGGTCACCGTCGGCTGCGTGGACGCGGACAACGCGGTCACCGCGGCCGAGCTGCGCTACATCCGCGTCGTTCCGCGCGGGCTCGCGCCGAGCTGAGCCCACCGCGGCGGCGGCGGTGGGCGTTCACGCATTCGGTGCCGCTCGCGCTACTTCCCGTGGGCGCGCAGCTGATAGAGGCCCTTGGTCACCGCGACGGTGTTGCCGTCGGCATCGGTGACGACCGATTCCAGGGTGAAGTCCGACTTCCCGCGCTCGGCCGCCTCGGCCTCGATCCGCGCGATCTCCTCCTCCGGCAGCGTGGCCTCGGCGCGCAGCTGCGATTTCGCCATGCCGACGAACTTGATCTCGAAGCCCTTCACCAGCGGGTAGTAGGCGGAATTGTCGAACGTCGCCACGGCGATCGCGCCGCCGAGAACCTCCGCCACGGTGAACTGGACGCCCGCGTAGATCACCCCGAAGTGATTGCCGTTGCCCTCCAGCGGCACCGTCGTGGCGGCGAATCCGCGGCGCACCTCGACCGCTTGGACGCCCATCTTGGCGGCCGCGGGGATGGTGAACTCCAAGGCGCCGTTGATGATGTCGACGAACGGAGGGGCGTCGTCGGTGCTGTTGTCGGTCATGCGGACCGATTCCTTTCGCGCGTGCGGTCCGGCGTGCCATCGGCCACACGGCGTCCGCGGGCCTGCCCGCCGCGGACCTCGTCGTCCCTGATTCACCGGTCCC from Nocardia bhagyanarayanae includes these protein-coding regions:
- a CDS encoding threonine/serine dehydratase, whose translation is MEPNPTKLGYDDIEAAAERIAGRVRPVTVAPADSPDDGSPGLWLALEFLQHTGTFKARGAQNFLQAHREAGSLPDSGVTIASGGNAGMACAWAARSQHVPATVFLPATAPTVKIDKLRGYGADVRLVGEQYADALAACHAFAESSGALLSHAYDNPLIAAGAGTLLTEIHRRLPRLDTVVVAVGGGGLFAGIATAAAHHGLRVVAVEPRNCRALHAALAAGAPVDVAVDSVAADALGARRVTELALVAAHAADSVSVLVSDEEIVATRRALWAEHRLAVEHAAATAMAALTSGAYRPAPGERVCVVLCGANTDPADLTK
- a CDS encoding YiiD C-terminal domain-containing protein, with the protein product MTDNSTDDAPPFVDIINGALEFTIPAAAKMGVQAVEVRRGFAATTVPLEGNGNHFGVIYAGVQFTVAEVLGGAIAVATFDNSAYYPLVKGFEIKFVGMAKSQLRAEATLPEEEIARIEAEAAERGKSDFTLESVVTDADGNTVAVTKGLYQLRAHGK